A DNA window from Fervidobacterium sp. contains the following coding sequences:
- a CDS encoding DUF503 domain-containing protein: protein MVVGYANILIRLFGINSLKEKRSLVRTLINELKNKFEISVIESGRHDSKDYMMLGIAFATLSESDCEAKMDSIESFIEKIHTIEEFTYDLHHF from the coding sequence ATGGTAGTTGGATATGCTAACATATTGATTAGACTTTTTGGAATTAATTCTTTGAAAGAAAAAAGAAGTTTGGTTCGCACCCTTATAAACGAGCTCAAAAATAAATTCGAAATATCGGTAATAGAATCCGGAAGACATGATTCAAAAGACTACATGATGTTGGGTATTGCCTTTGCAACCCTATCTGAAAGTGATTGTGAAGCAAAAATGGACAGTATTGAAAGTTTCATAGAAAAAATTCATACAATTGAAGAATTTACTTACGACTTACATCATTTCTAA
- the hslV gene encoding ATP-dependent protease subunit HslV: protein MNYTSNKESKWHSTTVLAVKKDGKVVMAADGQVTYGATVMKGNARKVRKIGDGQVLAGFAGAVADAMTLLERFENKYREWNGNLLKAAIELAKDWRLDRALRRLEAMLIVANKEHLLILSGTGEVIQPDEDIAAIGSGGPYALAAARALLRNTDFDAKKIVQEAMKIAGEICIYTNDNILIEEL, encoded by the coding sequence ATTAACTACACATCAAACAAAGAAAGTAAATGGCATTCAACAACCGTTTTAGCGGTGAAGAAAGATGGAAAAGTGGTTATGGCTGCAGATGGTCAAGTAACGTACGGTGCTACGGTAATGAAGGGTAACGCAAGAAAAGTAAGAAAAATTGGGGATGGGCAGGTTTTAGCTGGGTTTGCTGGTGCCGTTGCTGATGCTATGACACTACTTGAAAGATTCGAGAACAAATACAGAGAGTGGAACGGCAATCTCTTAAAGGCTGCTATCGAATTAGCTAAGGATTGGAGACTTGATAGAGCACTTAGACGATTAGAAGCTATGTTAATTGTTGCCAATAAAGAACATCTGCTCATCTTATCAGGTACAGGAGAAGTAATCCAACCAGACGAGGATATAGCGGCAATAGGTTCTGGTGGTCCATATGCATTGGCGGCAGCTCGCGCCCTTTTAAGAAACACTGACTTTGATGCAAAGAAAATAGTCCAAGAAGCAATGAAAATAGCTGGAGAAATTTGCATATACACTAACGATAATATTTTAATCGAAGAACTATGA
- a CDS encoding L-threonylcarbamoyladenylate synthase translates to MQRIIDTVVIKLDDVYESDINYACDVLCSGGLVAFPTETVYGLGAIATNPVAVKKIFEVKGRPSDNPLIVHLPDVDEIVNFAYIDDKYLEIVKKITPGPITFVLRKKPIIPLEVTAGLDSVGIRIPAHPVAQRLIKCAGPIAAPSANRSGKPSPTDAKAVIEDLYGLIECIIDAGECSFGIESTILDLTRDIPLVLRPGPITLEELSELFGKIEYYQPKNNERPLAPGMKYRHYAPEKRLEITNAENLVGYKNSDVLILCTKETKERYLLDTDNVYVIGELQKPYTIAQNLYRSFRELDKSIYLRGVIEKLPEYGIFFSIMNRIKKAVSGN, encoded by the coding sequence ATGCAACGGATTATTGATACTGTCGTTATAAAATTGGATGACGTATACGAATCGGATATAAACTATGCTTGTGACGTACTCTGTTCTGGAGGACTTGTTGCCTTCCCAACTGAAACTGTTTATGGACTTGGTGCTATTGCGACAAATCCTGTAGCCGTCAAGAAAATTTTTGAAGTCAAAGGTAGACCCTCAGATAATCCTCTGATAGTGCACCTTCCAGATGTTGATGAAATCGTTAATTTTGCTTACATAGACGATAAGTATTTGGAAATTGTAAAAAAGATAACACCAGGTCCAATAACTTTTGTATTGAGAAAAAAGCCTATCATTCCATTAGAAGTTACAGCAGGTCTTGATAGTGTAGGAATCAGAATTCCAGCACACCCCGTTGCTCAAAGATTAATAAAATGTGCCGGCCCAATTGCAGCACCAAGTGCTAATCGTTCAGGCAAACCAAGTCCTACCGATGCTAAAGCAGTTATCGAAGACCTGTATGGATTGATTGAATGTATAATAGACGCTGGTGAATGTTCATTTGGCATAGAGTCAACTATTTTGGATTTGACAAGAGATATTCCACTTGTACTCAGACCAGGTCCGATAACGCTTGAAGAGCTAAGCGAACTCTTTGGTAAAATAGAATATTATCAACCTAAAAACAATGAAAGACCATTGGCACCTGGAATGAAATATAGACATTACGCACCCGAGAAACGTCTTGAAATAACAAATGCAGAGAACTTAGTTGGTTACAAAAACAGTGACGTTTTGATATTGTGCACAAAAGAAACCAAAGAAAGGTACCTGCTGGATACAGATAATGTGTACGTTATAGGTGAATTACAAAAACCATACACCATAGCACAGAATCTTTATCGCTCTTTTAGAGAACTGGATAAAAGTATATATTTACGTGGGGTTATTGAAAAACTACCAGAATATGGTATATTCTTCTCGATAATGAACAGAATAAAAAAGGCTGTCTCTGGAAATTAA
- a CDS encoding phospholipase D-like domain-containing protein — MDLFNLLKPKKTLFLIFLVLSSFICISTIQATAVYFTEHGPVTKEVLKFIRSSVQYLFVSALDVSHPEITNELLKLKKQGVDVRVISEKPVFNLPSKTDFSKGLHHVKFMVNEHGVIFGSANFSMSGLETGLNDLVFFPQSYSARFRDFFLNLWNNGTVIKVNDFLVSPIDKVEENVVKLLLKARRRIWVCVYAFSDINILAVLKYKASNGVDVRIITDKWFNTSRLSNVPLESAKIVSSKMLHHKFILVDNILLTGSTNYTESGFHRNVEMIWITKDRNIVSNYEAIFKMLYYGKW, encoded by the coding sequence GTGGATCTTTTTAATCTTCTTAAACCTAAAAAAACTCTATTTTTAATATTCTTGGTGCTTTCATCGTTTATCTGTATATCAACAATACAAGCTACAGCTGTTTACTTCACAGAACACGGTCCAGTAACAAAAGAGGTTTTGAAATTCATAAGAAGTTCTGTTCAATATCTTTTTGTCTCCGCCCTTGATGTAAGCCACCCAGAAATTACCAACGAGCTATTAAAACTGAAAAAACAAGGTGTCGACGTGAGAGTAATTTCAGAAAAACCAGTTTTTAACCTCCCCTCAAAAACTGACTTCTCAAAGGGGTTACATCATGTAAAGTTTATGGTAAATGAACATGGTGTTATATTTGGCTCTGCAAATTTTAGTATGAGTGGACTTGAAACAGGTTTGAACGATCTGGTGTTCTTTCCACAATCTTATTCAGCCAGGTTTAGAGACTTTTTTCTTAACCTTTGGAATAATGGTACTGTTATTAAAGTTAACGATTTTCTGGTGTCTCCAATAGACAAAGTTGAGGAAAATGTAGTAAAATTATTGTTGAAGGCAAGAAGGAGAATTTGGGTTTGTGTTTACGCCTTTTCGGATATAAACATTCTAGCAGTGCTGAAATACAAAGCAAGTAACGGAGTAGACGTGAGAATTATAACCGATAAATGGTTCAATACAAGTAGATTAAGTAATGTTCCATTGGAAAGTGCAAAAATTGTGAGTAGCAAAATGTTGCACCATAAGTTTATATTGGTGGATAATATTCTTTTAACAGGTTCAACAAACTACACCGAAAGTGGATTTCATAGAAACGTTGAAATGATCTGGATTACGAAAGACAGAAATATTGTTTCAAATTACGAAGCTATATTTAAAATGCTATATTATGGGAAGTGGTGA
- a CDS encoding ABC transporter permease, with amino-acid sequence MNKIFALFDPLFKVLFIRSKESVFWLTIFPVILFLILTTIFGNIEENVEMKINIIGYSNTLHKVFEKIKQFKVEFVNIQNETNQLENYVKKLEKGDIDLVIKLPESFDSRYTTALLLKRTKLLKKIPIEIYYVPQRDSSKLAKNIVKGIFESLDVLESVQLEEHILADNKYDYNNFIYPGVIGMAILSTFLFGFMNELEYFHRGKLIRRFLVTPVNIVWVYVLSAIVNVIELFIGVFILSIVAYLKGVDVIGYLPSVIFNLFLSSAVMISFVLALMTFIKKASNLFAFQQVFFQVQMFIGGFYIPLRFTHPIIQNLARLMPITYTVDSMRGVRMLNSFESGHILIPLIYILVSCLIIASRAKKLQKE; translated from the coding sequence GTGAATAAAATTTTTGCGTTATTTGATCCGCTTTTCAAGGTACTTTTTATCAGATCGAAGGAATCTGTTTTTTGGTTGACCATATTTCCTGTTATCCTATTTCTCATACTTACAACAATATTTGGTAATATTGAAGAAAACGTGGAGATGAAAATAAACATCATAGGTTATAGCAATACGTTACATAAAGTGTTTGAAAAAATTAAACAGTTCAAAGTCGAGTTTGTGAACATTCAAAATGAAACCAATCAATTGGAAAACTATGTAAAGAAACTTGAGAAAGGTGACATAGATTTGGTTATTAAACTACCAGAAAGTTTTGATTCCCGTTATACTACTGCCTTATTACTAAAACGTACAAAATTACTGAAAAAAATACCGATTGAGATTTATTACGTTCCGCAAAGAGATAGCTCAAAGCTTGCTAAAAATATAGTTAAAGGCATATTTGAATCCTTAGATGTTCTTGAGAGTGTTCAACTTGAAGAACACATTTTAGCCGATAACAAATACGATTATAATAATTTTATATATCCTGGTGTTATTGGTATGGCTATACTTTCGACATTTCTTTTTGGTTTTATGAATGAGCTTGAATATTTTCATCGAGGAAAACTAATTAGGAGATTTTTGGTAACACCCGTCAACATTGTTTGGGTTTACGTTCTAAGTGCCATCGTTAATGTGATAGAACTTTTCATTGGTGTTTTTATTCTTTCAATAGTTGCATACCTTAAAGGTGTCGATGTTATTGGTTATTTGCCAAGTGTTATATTTAATTTATTTTTATCTTCGGCTGTTATGATATCATTTGTACTTGCACTGATGACATTTATAAAAAAAGCATCGAATCTTTTTGCTTTTCAACAGGTGTTTTTCCAGGTTCAAATGTTTATCGGAGGATTTTATATACCGTTAAGATTCACACATCCAATTATACAAAATCTTGCAAGACTCATGCCTATTACTTACACTGTAGACAGTATGAGAGGTGTAAGAATGCTTAATTCTTTTGAATCCGGCCATATTTTGATACCATTAATTTATATCTTAGTTTCTTGTTTAATAATTGCCTCTAGAGCAAAAAAGCTTCAGAAAGAATGA
- a CDS encoding ABC transporter ATP-binding protein, whose product MKSESQLVPVLQVTNLKKYYSSVKAVDGISFELFPGQIISILGPNGAGKTTTIEIIEGLRQKDDGEITYFGKFDTLNKHVKDRIGVCFQENFLFEDLTVIETLKLFTSLYSRKLPIQEVLDLFELSDKKKALVKQLSGGQRQRLAVALAFVNDPDIIFLDEPTVGLDPHARRHLWDIILRFKDLGKSIVLTTHYMDEAHQLSDKVYIMDHGKIIASGSPYELIVSSGLNSIIEFPKEYAAIFENNYEFEQEVIIAGEYAYVYVSDSVKTIELLLKNGVYNFVVRHPTLEDVFLKLTGRKIE is encoded by the coding sequence TTGAAGAGTGAATCTCAATTAGTTCCCGTGTTACAGGTAACAAATTTGAAAAAATACTATTCTTCAGTTAAAGCTGTAGATGGTATCTCTTTCGAACTCTTTCCAGGACAAATTATCTCAATACTTGGACCAAACGGTGCTGGCAAGACAACCACTATTGAAATTATCGAGGGACTTAGACAAAAAGATGATGGAGAAATAACATACTTTGGAAAGTTCGATACTTTAAACAAACACGTAAAAGATAGAATAGGAGTATGTTTTCAAGAGAACTTTCTTTTTGAAGATTTGACCGTAATTGAAACTTTGAAATTGTTTACTTCCCTCTACTCTAGAAAATTACCGATTCAAGAGGTTCTCGATTTATTCGAGTTGTCAGACAAAAAGAAAGCACTTGTTAAACAACTTTCGGGTGGACAAAGACAAAGGCTTGCCGTTGCTCTGGCTTTTGTAAATGACCCAGACATAATTTTTCTTGATGAGCCAACAGTTGGTTTAGATCCACATGCACGTAGACACTTGTGGGACATTATCTTGCGGTTTAAAGATCTTGGAAAATCTATAGTATTGACCACACATTATATGGACGAAGCCCACCAACTTTCAGACAAAGTTTACATAATGGACCATGGTAAAATTATAGCAAGTGGCTCACCGTATGAGCTTATTGTCTCCTCGGGTTTAAACTCTATAATTGAATTTCCAAAAGAATATGCTGCTATTTTTGAGAATAATTATGAATTTGAACAAGAAGTCATAATCGCAGGTGAATACGCTTATGTGTACGTTTCGGATTCTGTAAAAACGATAGAATTGCTGCTTAAAAATGGGGTATACAATTTTGTTGTTCGTCATCCAACACTTGAAGATGTTTTCCTAAAGCTAACCGGAAGAAAAATTGAATAA
- a CDS encoding ABC transporter permease, which translates to MNFRNKFTLVLNLILPIVFMLLFGSIFGTEGSGSKVLYYSDRELYMENKSWTKLSQEPYGLQDIKKMKADIVVIAKNGKIDIYYLNTISQSEPELFLFRNKYLSAKSTSSVFDITDRSVKFRRELNELEYIMIGVMAISLLSIGMNAGVSIFSNYVRYGLFKRFATTPVNSLVLLLSCSGAQILTGLISSILILFLSKIVYKVDLFVKFDHLPLFLMVVISAVMLNLSIGVLLSLLFAKSAQSISSLLYTIFIFFSGVYFPISFLPTSLRILSYLMPPRYVHILFQKVYGIESISNINFFSLNVLFIVSGLLLGAYATKKFLKPSV; encoded by the coding sequence ATGAATTTTAGAAACAAGTTTACATTAGTTCTCAATCTGATTCTTCCGATTGTTTTTATGCTTTTATTTGGGTCTATTTTTGGAACGGAGGGTAGCGGTTCAAAAGTGTTATATTATTCAGATAGAGAACTTTACATGGAGAATAAATCATGGACTAAGCTCAGCCAAGAGCCATATGGTTTGCAAGACATAAAAAAAATGAAAGCAGATATTGTTGTTATTGCGAAAAATGGCAAGATAGATATTTATTATTTGAACACAATCTCACAATCTGAACCAGAGTTATTTTTATTTAGAAACAAATACTTAAGTGCAAAATCTACAAGTAGCGTGTTTGATATAACGGACAGGTCTGTGAAATTTCGTAGAGAGCTGAATGAACTTGAATACATAATGATAGGAGTAATGGCAATATCTTTGCTTTCTATTGGTATGAACGCAGGTGTAAGTATATTTTCCAATTACGTCAGATATGGACTTTTTAAGCGTTTTGCAACCACACCTGTCAATTCATTGGTTCTCTTACTAAGCTGCTCGGGTGCGCAAATTTTAACTGGGCTTATTTCATCTATATTGATTCTCTTTCTTTCAAAAATTGTCTACAAGGTAGATTTATTTGTTAAATTCGATCATCTACCTTTGTTTTTAATGGTTGTAATATCTGCTGTCATGCTTAATTTATCTATCGGAGTACTATTGAGTTTGTTATTTGCAAAGTCAGCTCAAAGTATATCTTCACTTCTTTATACAATTTTCATATTTTTCTCAGGTGTGTATTTTCCAATCTCGTTCTTGCCTACGTCTCTTAGAATTCTTTCTTACCTCATGCCACCAAGATACGTTCACATACTCTTCCAGAAAGTTTACGGGATAGAATCGATAAGCAACATTAATTTTTTCTCACTTAATGTGCTTTTTATAGTTTCTGGTCTACTACTCGGTGCGTATGCAACGAAAAAATTTTTAAAACCTTCTGTCTGA
- a CDS encoding S-layer homology domain-containing protein, translating into MKKALIIICVGLILVFTSNSSYADTYKDVPQSHWAYEAVEFLTRLGIVSGFPDGTYRGNEATTRFQVALLMYRLYYSFDIKVNELKSKIESLEAKMAGQLSSKLPSQTPSTTFDSQIKELSSEINSLKAYIESLSKDVKKLTNDINNLSSRTDKIAGDVNEGKKNYDSLKSLVESLNSKYSSLMNKVKEIENNYQQSSLLFTNIEAKVKGVEEALNRNVLLLKSEIQSLISTDEELRKKMKLLEDKYQEILNSIQTSNLAGFPTNVVEEKAIALSYNEEIKSINAKIDSLTDQLRYVKTLQEQLNEIKSEVNKLKGEIDNLKKISLSSYEDSGLAEMEKKISSVFSILDNLRIELKNLYNVTTITNEHADKIKKIESDLERVRTLSSTLIDKDSDLEIKIEELKVKLDKLLSESRKNEPEKSYDDKSKNQTVILDIEKLVEQVREKIYSSAEFLMVLESVEQISQLEKEIESINSKLRNLETMVANINETSTKNDIQQIRKEFEALKEVLSQLKFAQIDESYISELIKNVEDKNKQISELSQYTQNLSKKIDSINEKLNNLINETSKISQSTALTLLEADVTDLKGKVKKLEEEVQKRVTTSQLNSTNQNVQKILSMLLDLEKMVKEAGNLQTDNSIKYEKVINDLQNKQNELLRDLENIKISMKSLKDKSDNLENKLSTIEKENLKIKLEEINAKIEGISNKSYALNEDLMKNIDSLKSEVKFIAERLDSLAKTYQTSEETLSSLPLEKEIRNKLNQLEIRNSELENRLYTLEKKTNEFSYPNKDLEQLRNILTQLMEKTIFLESEITKVKELQTSYFSEKIPNEIQRLEKILTMKVDEIESENARYLQQLNDLQQHSGTQFDSLNEKLSILKKDLENSIQQLLNLQDNNSKIIETLEQKTNVLTTSFKEQDINLKNLAITYKEDLSAILNKIRALEEKVENSEKQIEKSNDTLSSYKAEVLSILNRIQALEDKTKNLEEQIRKSNNNLVSYKEEVSNILNRIKTLEDSFENRTQNLEQQVEKTNNTLVSYRGELSSATDRIKTLEEKTQNLEQQIEKSNNTINLHIVSYKDEASTTANRIKMLEEKTKYLEQELEKSSQERARMQSTQNILILISIIAIIIALVGIFK; encoded by the coding sequence ATGAAAAAAGCGCTTATAATTATTTGTGTTGGTTTAATTCTGGTATTTACTTCAAACTCATCTTATGCTGATACTTACAAAGACGTGCCACAATCTCATTGGGCATACGAAGCTGTAGAATTCTTAACAAGGCTTGGCATAGTAAGTGGATTTCCAGATGGTACTTACAGAGGTAACGAAGCAACAACAAGATTTCAAGTTGCACTTTTAATGTACAGACTTTACTACTCCTTTGACATCAAAGTAAACGAGCTAAAAAGCAAAATAGAAAGTCTCGAAGCAAAAATGGCTGGCCAACTTTCTTCAAAATTACCATCCCAAACACCCTCTACTACTTTCGATTCTCAGATTAAAGAGCTTTCTTCGGAAATTAATTCTTTAAAAGCTTATATTGAATCACTCTCAAAAGATGTTAAAAAACTTACTAACGATATAAATAATTTAAGCAGTAGAACTGACAAAATTGCTGGAGATGTAAACGAAGGAAAGAAGAACTATGACAGCCTTAAATCTCTCGTAGAAAGCTTGAACTCAAAGTATTCATCACTAATGAACAAAGTTAAAGAGATAGAGAACAACTACCAACAGTCTTCGTTACTTTTCACAAACATTGAGGCAAAGGTAAAAGGCGTCGAAGAGGCGTTGAACAGGAATGTATTGTTACTGAAAAGCGAAATACAATCATTGATAAGTACTGATGAAGAACTTAGAAAAAAGATGAAACTATTGGAAGATAAATACCAGGAAATTTTAAATTCTATACAGACCAGCAATTTGGCAGGTTTTCCTACCAACGTTGTTGAAGAAAAGGCTATTGCTCTGAGTTATAACGAAGAGATAAAATCAATAAACGCAAAGATTGATAGTTTAACAGATCAACTTAGATATGTGAAAACTCTTCAAGAACAATTGAATGAAATAAAAAGCGAAGTGAACAAACTTAAAGGGGAAATTGATAACCTTAAAAAAATAAGTCTAAGTTCGTACGAAGATAGTGGTTTAGCAGAAATGGAGAAAAAAATCAGCAGCGTTTTCAGTATCTTAGATAACCTAAGAATTGAACTTAAGAATCTTTACAATGTTACTACCATAACAAATGAACACGCAGATAAAATAAAGAAAATCGAATCGGATTTAGAACGTGTACGAACCCTAAGCAGCACTTTGATAGACAAAGATAGTGACTTGGAAATAAAGATTGAAGAGCTTAAAGTAAAATTAGACAAACTCCTTTCCGAAAGTCGAAAAAACGAACCCGAGAAATCATACGACGACAAGTCTAAGAATCAAACAGTGATTTTAGATATAGAGAAATTGGTTGAACAAGTGAGAGAAAAAATATACTCATCTGCTGAGTTTTTGATGGTATTAGAATCTGTCGAGCAAATAAGCCAACTGGAAAAAGAAATCGAGAGTATAAACTCAAAACTTAGGAACTTAGAAACGATGGTCGCAAATATTAATGAAACTTCCACAAAAAATGATATACAACAGATAAGAAAAGAATTCGAAGCCTTGAAAGAAGTACTTAGTCAGTTAAAATTTGCTCAAATTGATGAATCTTATATAAGCGAGTTGATTAAAAACGTGGAAGATAAGAACAAACAGATATCCGAACTATCGCAATACACCCAAAATCTTTCAAAGAAGATAGATTCAATTAATGAAAAGTTGAATAACCTGATCAATGAGACATCAAAAATATCACAGAGCACAGCTTTGACTCTTTTAGAAGCAGATGTAACGGATTTAAAAGGCAAAGTAAAAAAACTTGAAGAAGAAGTTCAAAAAAGAGTTACAACATCTCAGCTTAATTCTACAAACCAAAATGTTCAAAAAATACTTTCAATGTTGTTAGACTTGGAAAAGATGGTAAAGGAAGCTGGAAATTTACAGACTGATAACTCTATAAAATACGAAAAGGTAATAAATGATTTACAAAATAAACAAAACGAGCTTCTCCGCGACTTAGAAAATATCAAGATATCTATGAAGTCTTTGAAAGATAAGTCTGATAATTTAGAAAACAAACTTTCAACAATTGAAAAAGAAAACTTGAAAATTAAACTCGAAGAAATTAATGCAAAAATTGAAGGTATTAGTAATAAAAGTTACGCCTTAAATGAAGATCTCATGAAAAATATAGATAGCTTAAAAAGTGAAGTCAAGTTCATCGCAGAAAGACTTGACAGTTTGGCCAAAACCTATCAGACTTCCGAAGAAACACTCAGCTCGCTTCCTTTAGAAAAAGAGATTAGGAATAAGTTGAACCAACTTGAAATCCGTAACTCTGAATTGGAAAATAGGCTTTACACTTTAGAGAAAAAAACTAATGAATTTTCGTATCCAAACAAGGATCTGGAGCAATTAAGAAATATCCTAACACAGCTTATGGAAAAGACAATTTTTCTCGAATCGGAAATAACTAAGGTAAAGGAACTTCAAACCTCTTACTTTTCTGAAAAAATTCCGAATGAAATCCAGAGACTTGAAAAAATTCTTACCATGAAAGTTGACGAAATTGAGAGTGAAAACGCAAGATACCTACAGCAACTAAACGATTTACAGCAACATTCAGGAACACAGTTTGATTCGCTTAACGAAAAATTGTCCATATTGAAGAAAGATTTGGAAAATTCAATCCAGCAACTTTTGAACCTACAAGACAACAATTCAAAAATTATAGAAACACTTGAACAAAAAACAAATGTTTTAACTACCAGTTTCAAAGAGCAGGACATCAACCTAAAAAACTTAGCAATCACTTACAAAGAAGATTTATCTGCCATTCTAAACAAAATCAGAGCTCTCGAAGAAAAAGTTGAAAATTCAGAAAAGCAAATAGAAAAATCAAATGACACATTATCCTCTTACAAAGCAGAAGTGCTGAGTATTTTAAATCGTATTCAGGCGCTTGAAGATAAAACCAAAAACTTGGAAGAACAAATACGAAAATCGAACAACAATTTAGTTTCGTACAAAGAAGAGGTATCAAACATTTTGAATCGCATTAAGACACTTGAAGACAGTTTTGAAAATAGAACCCAAAACTTAGAGCAACAGGTAGAAAAAACAAACAATACCTTAGTTTCATACAGAGGAGAATTATCGAGTGCCACAGATCGTATCAAGACACTCGAGGAAAAAACCCAAAACTTGGAACAACAAATAGAAAAATCGAATAACACTATAAATCTGCACATAGTATCCTACAAAGATGAAGCTTCTACAACTGCTAATAGAATCAAAATGCTTGAAGAGAAAACAAAGTATTTGGAACAAGAACTTGAAAAATCAAGCCAAGAACGTGCAAGAATGCAAAGTACACAAAATATTTTGATACTAATAAGTATTATAGCAATTATAATTGCTCTTGTTGGAATCTTTAAATGA
- a CDS encoding radical SAM protein: MRCVIIDGYVDEPAVLGVPPYVSTYVRYTAGLFIMKGFEVDYYTIDQVRANDMWHAFSGYDIITIIGGVTVPGRYVGGTPITPDEVKKLLILNKKAYRILIGAIGRAYAGKGASRAKYTAKEFDVDEIVVNFTEWISQELELKYTDAVKKASLSGAEIVRLHPRYPDIICEIEISLGCERRTYCTFCTEPILYPKFFSRPVNDILDEIEKLYKNGVKSFRLGRSANIVAYGSDFNNGSINPTIVHELYSGIRDRCKDIRVLHTDNANPTYISKNLPQSSKIIEVIAKYNTSGDILSFGVESFDPIVRKKNNIEGSVEDIDKAVEIVNTIGGFRDNDGIPKLLPGINLIFGLFGESKQTYRINYEKLKEYLDSDLLLRRINLRQIMIFPETPLYYLSQRKTIKPNKKLFEHYKYLIRTNVDNPMLKKVFPTGSIIRYVIPEFKEGNVTFGRPLGTYPILIGIPGVHERPIDVVIVGHGQRSLTGIRLTNVNNLTIQELENIPGVGRKNAERIKNKDFSTLDIKTHEFIRRYFSV, encoded by the coding sequence ATGCGATGCGTGATAATTGATGGTTATGTGGACGAACCAGCAGTGCTTGGTGTACCTCCGTACGTAAGTACCTACGTAAGGTATACAGCTGGCTTGTTCATAATGAAAGGCTTTGAAGTGGATTACTATACGATAGATCAAGTGCGTGCCAACGATATGTGGCACGCATTTTCTGGTTACGATATAATTACAATAATTGGTGGTGTTACGGTACCTGGTAGATATGTTGGAGGTACTCCCATCACACCAGATGAGGTTAAGAAACTGCTTATTCTAAACAAAAAAGCTTACCGCATACTTATCGGTGCCATTGGCAGAGCTTACGCAGGAAAAGGCGCAAGTAGGGCAAAGTACACTGCAAAAGAGTTTGACGTGGATGAGATAGTTGTAAATTTTACCGAGTGGATCTCACAAGAATTAGAACTTAAATATACAGATGCAGTCAAAAAAGCATCTCTATCAGGTGCAGAGATTGTGAGATTACATCCAAGATATCCTGACATAATATGTGAGATAGAAATTTCGCTTGGTTGTGAGCGACGTACGTATTGTACATTCTGCACCGAACCAATACTTTATCCAAAATTTTTTTCAAGGCCTGTAAACGATATTTTAGATGAGATAGAGAAACTATACAAAAATGGTGTAAAATCATTTAGACTTGGCAGAAGTGCAAACATAGTAGCTTATGGAAGTGATTTTAACAACGGTTCCATAAACCCAACAATAGTGCATGAGCTGTATTCTGGTATAAGAGATAGATGCAAAGACATTCGTGTTTTGCATACCGACAATGCCAATCCAACTTATATTTCAAAAAACTTACCACAATCATCAAAAATAATTGAAGTTATAGCAAAATACAACACATCGGGAGATATACTTTCATTTGGTGTCGAATCTTTCGACCCAATTGTCAGAAAAAAGAACAATATTGAAGGAAGTGTTGAAGATATAGATAAAGCTGTAGAAATTGTTAACACTATAGGCGGATTTAGAGATAACGATGGTATCCCAAAGTTACTCCCAGGAATAAATCTTATATTTGGTTTATTTGGTGAATCCAAGCAAACCTATCGAATAAATTATGAAAAACTGAAGGAATATTTGGACAGCGATTTATTACTTAGAAGGATAAACCTCAGACAGATTATGATCTTTCCGGAAACACCGCTTTATTATTTATCTCAGCGGAAAACAATAAAACCCAACAAAAAGTTGTTCGAGCATTACAAATATCTCATACGCACAAATGTTGATAATCCAATGTTGAAAAAAGTTTTTCCTACCGGTAGTATAATACGTTACGTTATACCTGAATTTAAAGAGGGAAACGTCACATTTGGGAGACCTCTTGGAACATATCCTATACTCATCGGTATACCCGGCGTTCATGAGAGACCTATTGATGTTGTTATAGTAGGGCATGGGCAACGTTCTTTAACGGGAATTAGATTAACAAATGTAAATAATTTAACTATACAAGAACTCGAAAACATACCCGGGGTAGGTAGGAAAAATGCTGAGCGTATTAAGAATAAGGATTTCTCAACACTTGATATTAAAACCCACGAATTCATAAGAAGATATTTTTCAGTATAA